The DNA segment ACGCCGTTTTCGCCGACCGGCGTGTCGTAGCCCTGGGGCTGCGCCTGGATGAAGTCATGGGCATAGGCAAGCCGGGCTGCCTCCTCGACTTCGGCATTCGTCGCTTCCGGACGACCGTAACGAATGTTGTCGCGGATCGTGCCTTCGAAGAGGTAGGGCTGCTGCGAGACATAGGCGGTCTGTTCGCGCAGCGACTGCTTCGTCACATGCGCTATGTCCTGCCCGTCGATGAAGATGCTGCCGGCCTTGGGATCGTAGAAGCGCGGAATAAGATTAATGACGGTGGACTTGCCGGCGCCGGAAGGGCCGACCAAGGCCGTCGTCTCTCCGCCCTCAGCAACGAAACTCACGCCGGATAGAACGGCTTCGTCGCCGTAGGCGAAGTGAACGTCGCGAAACTCGATGCGGGCCTCGGTGACGGCGAGCGGCTTCGCGTCAGGCAGATCGCGCTGACGCGGCTCCATATCGAGCAATTCATAGATCATGCGCGCATTGACGACGGCGCGCTCTAACTGCACCTGCAATTTGGCGAGACGCCGGGCTGGATCATAGGCGAGCAGCAGCGACACGATGAACGAAAACACTGCGCCCGGCGGAACGTTTTCATAGATCGAACGATAGGCAGCGTATGCAAACACACCGGCCACGGCAAAGCCGGCGACCGTTTCGATCAGCGGGCCATTACGCTCGGAAATACGAGCAATTCGATTTTGTCGGTTTTCAGCCGCCGTAATCAGCTTATCGACTTTGCGTTCGAGCTCGCGCTCCATCGTGAAGGCTTTGACGATGGAAACCCCTTGAATAGTCTCCTGCATCGCGCCGAGCACGCGGCTGTTGAGAATGACAGCCTCGCGCGTAACGGCGCGTAGGCGCCTTGAGATGTGGCGCAAGGCCAGAAACACAGGCGGCGCAATGACGAAGAATAGGAGGCTGAGCAGCGGATCCTGATAGACCATATTGGCCAGCAGAAAGACAAATGACAAAAAGTCACGCGCAGTCGATGTGATGATAAGGTTCATCACATCGCGGATACCGGAAACGTTCTGGCTCACTCGCGCCGCAATCTGAGCCGA comes from the Rhizobium sp. NXC24 genome and includes:
- a CDS encoding ABC transporter ATP-binding protein; amino-acid sequence: MKSPDTKKTDIDSETIAAVLKRIIAENGRDHIWGYSIAIFCLVVVAASTATMAAVMRPIVNGAFYERRAEVMWLICFAILAAFVARGFAGYFQSVILSKIGNDIIARYQRRLYAHLMTLSVGFFSEARSAQIAARVSQNVSGIRDVMNLIITSTARDFLSFVFLLANMVYQDPLLSLLFFVIAPPVFLALRHISRRLRAVTREAVILNSRVLGAMQETIQGVSIVKAFTMERELERKVDKLITAAENRQNRIARISERNGPLIETVAGFAVAGVFAYAAYRSIYENVPPGAVFSFIVSLLLAYDPARRLAKLQVQLERAVVNARMIYELLDMEPRQRDLPDAKPLAVTEARIEFRDVHFAYGDEAVLSGVSFVAEGGETTALVGPSGAGKSTVINLIPRFYDPKAGSIFIDGQDIAHVTKQSLREQTAYVSQQPYLFEGTIRDNIRYGRPEATNAEVEEAARLAYAHDFIQAQPQGYDTPVGENGVTLSGGQRQRLSIARALVRNAPILLLDEATSALDTESEAAVQKALDEAMSGRTVVVIAHRLSTVVRAEKIIVMQNGRVVEEGNHETLATADNGLYARLNNLQRPVVSGTSRK